Below is a window of Pochonia chlamydosporia 170 chromosome 7, whole genome shotgun sequence DNA.
CCTGGAAAGTGCTGCCGTAAATTTCCGGTATAAGGCAAAGGAGAGAACCGAAGGCTCTCTTTGGGAAGGGTCTTATAAGCCCGAAACCTTCATTCTGCTCACCAAGGCTGCTGACGAATTCCCCGATGATGGCCGTCAGGGCTTCCTTCGATGGCTGAAAAGCCGCTGTACATTATCAACGACCGACAGCCACGAGCAACATCATGGTATCGACGCAATCTGGCGAAAGTTTGCAAAatgcttcgtcgtcgtcgccacTATTATTCACTACGAGCCCATATTCCGTGCATTCCTGCAACACCTGATGAGCCAGTTGAAATCGGATGGAGTCAACTGGGTTGAGCTGAGGTATGTATCAGGAGCCATCGCGTTTGggcattttgatgttgacaaTTTCATTCTAGGTTTACCTGGCCACTTAACTATTGCCGTGATCGGCAGGAAGAACCCGAGGACAATTACAGCCACCTGTTCCGCgtcattgaagaagaggttgcCAAGTTCAAAGCCTCTCCGGAAGGTGAAGGCTTCTGGGGGCTGACCATTATTTGGACGACGCTGCGTAGTGTCGATACGAGATCAATGATTGAGAACATGGACCACTGCATCACGACAAAAATGGAGTTCCCCCACCTCATCGCGGGATATGACTTGGTTGGACCCGAGGACCTTGGGAAGCCGCTGGTGGACGTGGTACCGGAGCTGTTTTGGTTCCGAAAGCAGTGCTCCCAGGAAGAAGTCAATATTCCGTTCTTTTTCCACGCCGGTGAAACACTTGGTGATGGAAACAGCACTGATTCAAACTTATTCGATGCCATCCTACTCGGGACAAGACGTATTGGCCATGCTTACAGCTTATACAAGCATCCGTtgctcatcaacatggtcaaGGACAAGCGCATTCTGGTTGAGTCGTGCCCCATTTCAAACGAAGTCCTTCGACTATGTGGTTCTGTTCTAGCACATCCACTGCCCGCATTGCTAGCCCGTGGTGTTGCATGCTGCCTCTGCAATGATGATCCAGCCATGCTTGGCCAGGATACCGCTGGCATGTCTCATGATTTCTGGCAGGCTCTCCAGGGTTGGGATAATCTCGGACTCGCGGGCTTGGGAAGCTTGGCCGAGAACAGTGTCAGGTGGGCAGCTTTTGAAGACCAAGACGCTACGGCGTGGGCAAATGATATCCGTCAAGCCAGCTTAGGCAGTGGTATCAAGGCACAGAGGTTGAAAGAATGGCAAATTCAATGGGAGGAGTTTTGTCTATGGATTGTGACCGAGTTCGGTGAAGAGTTCGACCCAGAGAGGGAGACGATGAATGAGActgctgctgaggcataAATCATACAGTTTACATCGAGGAGGGAAATGTGCTTGCATAATTCTGCATAAAAATGTGCTTGTATTGGGCTGACGTATGCGGCGTTGGGGACGGGAATCACAACTGGAGAGATATTGCTTCAACGCAAGGCCGTTCCTACAGGAGCTGAAAGCATGGGTCACGGTGGACGACGAAATGCATGTTGGTCCAACATTGGAGAGCTGAGGAGCTGAGGCTTTCAACATCAGCGCTGCGGCTAAATATAGAAATGGGCTGGTCGTGTTGAAAATTGGAGCTGAGATGAACTACATGAGCAAAATACAGCACCTCAGACTTGTTCAAGTTTTACAACAGAAGCTGAAGGAGCCCGCCGCCGAGGTACAccaaccaccagcaagaGTTGAGACCCATTGCGCGGTTCCAGCCCGGAAGTCGAGCCGTGAGTTTAAGTGCTGACAGCAGATGCGACGTTGACAACCGCTTTTTTGCGACAGCCGAACGATCCATAATTGTAGATAAAAGATGCCCCTTTGGGTAATGGAAGGAACCTTAACGCATGGCCAGGCACACTCTTGGTTACATTTTAACAGCATGCCGGCACAGACGTGCATTAATAACGTTGAACGATGACAATATGCGTGGAGAGGCGAACCAGCAATGCTGCATCGCAAGCGCCGCTGGTGCACGCGACAGCTACAGCGCTTCGCCAACTAAGGATGAGTTCCATGACGTACGAGGCGGGCTAAAGCCATTGAGGGTTGTATCTTCACCATTGGGAATTTAACTATataaaagaagaaaagagtcGCCTATTTACTCTTGTTTTTCGGATGTCACCGCCTCCATGTTGCTGCGCGGGATATCAATCATTCTACCGAGAATCGAAACAAATGCGGAAGGAGCAATCGCCCACTGCTGTCAATGCCGTCCACCTCGTAGGATCCTTGTCCTGCTCCTGACTGGTGCTTCACCTGCACCTTCCCCCGTTTCCTTGATTGAGCAGGAGCGTCCTGCAAAAGGgggaacaaaaaaaaacaccGAAGTAAAAATAAAATTGGGGTATTTGTCACTGTTAATTCCAAAAAACCAATGTCAAGtcgaaaagaaaagcaaaaaagagTCCCGAGATTGAACGCCGTCGCCAGATGCCATCGATGCTACCCAGTTTGTTGCTTGTCGCTTGTTgccattttttttttgtccccCAAAATATACCCAAACAGCCTCGACTCGCAAGGTCTGTCTTCCTTGCTCACCGTTTCACAACTGGACCAGAATTATGCGGACCAGACTCGTGCCCTGCAATATTTGGCGCTCCCGTCATAATGATTGCCAGACATTTGTGAACCACCGTAACAAGGTCATGGGCTGCACATCACCCTGGCCGTTCTTTTCCAAGGCATCGTTGAGTGATGCCCTTGAGAAATCATAGCGCCCATTCGTTGTGGCAATCAATCGCTGGTAATACGCGACCTTGTCACCGTCTCCAGCTTGACCAAAGTAAGTTAAAAAGGCCTGGAGTTCTGAGCCCTGCCGCATGTGATGATCAAACGCCACTGACCAGGCACAGTTAGCATTCGGTACCGAAAaaaaagccaaaaaaaaGGAACAATAAAAAAACCGCACAGAACGCGGAAGGGATTCGCCATTCCGGCCAAGGATATGgacacaacattgaagtcacaAGGACAAGGCAGGGAGGGCAGGCACCTTACCGTTGCTGACGCGACTGCACGTTCCAACTACGTCTCGAACAGACATTCTATCCCCCCGCATGGTGAATTCGTGAGGCCAATTTCGTGGACCCAAATCAATGGCTGCTACGATGAACCGCACTACATCGTAGACCGAGGTCAAGCACACCCGTACCGTATGTCCTTTAGAGTTGTCCGCCGCATATTCTGCCGTTGCATGgttgatgtcgaggaggtAGTCTCCCGCGCCAGAGACTCCGCTCCTGTATCCAATGTTGAGGTACCCCAACCCGTAGGGATGAAATCGCTCCATGAATATGCCACACGCAAAGACGGTGTATCTCATGCGAGATGAGTTCTCCCATTGCTTCAGTAGGGCAATTGCCTGACTCGACCCGCGGTCCAATGGGTCGTTGTGCGATGGCCGGCGACTCAGACTGCCCTCAAATTCTGACGGTACGAAGACGCGGACGCGGGCACGTCCGGcggcgttgatgaggctgagcTGCTCCGTTCCCGATATGGTCGATATGGCCAGATCCACGCCTTGAAGAGCAAAGGTCAAGCTGTCGTGGTCGCCGTAGTCAACAACATGGAGTTGGACGTCGAGCTGGCCGAATTCGGGTCTTGCCTGCGTCACATTAACATCGTAGCCCAGGCGCCTGGCATGAAATTGGGCGAACCAACAGATCTTGATAAAACCACGACATTGTAAGCGTTGGCTGCCTGTGCCAGCTGCAGCGCCAGCAGGAATCCGAGTCCACCTCCACCTGCGACGGCAATGCGCATCATGTTTTGTGCAACCCGCTGGCCGCCGCGGGCCAAATGCTCTTCTTTGCGTCTCTCCTCTCGGTAGGTTGGTCCTCGAAAGCCTGCATGAAGCGAGTGCTAAGTTGAGTGGATTTTGGCTCAGATAAACCAAGCATATGGCGCACATGTGCGTATATATACCAACCCGTGGGGGGGAAGAGCCTTGTCCTTCCGCGTCATTGACGTTACATCCGTGATGCAGGAAAACGGACAGCCAGGCAATTACCGACAAATGCAGGAAGTGGAAGGAGGTCCAGAGTCGGATTCGAACGTCTGTGGCCTCCACCAAAGAACCACACAGTTTTGATACAGATACATGCTTGAGGACACACAAATGgcacacaccaccaccaccttcCAGCGCCACGCGGGAATGTaatgccttcttctcggttGCCCGTTCTCTTAGGGCTGCGATTCGCTGCGATTCGGCCGACCAAGAGCTAGGCTCAGCGCAGCAAGTTAACTAGGTGACCTGTGTATTTCACTGTCTACGGCTTTTGTGACCATGTCCAGGTGGCCAGACGGGGGGGAGACAAATAGGGTCTCAGGACGCCAGGACACCTTTGACCACTGCGGGAAGATTCCCGAGCTAGCTGGGATGCTCACATTGCAACCTTGTTGGAGGTTGCTTCAAATGATCCAGGGACAGAGAAACCTACATAGACTGGTGGGGCAAGCACATCGGCCGTAGGCAGAGCGGGCCGATGTGGGCGATGATAGGAATTACTTTTTTCGCTAGATTCTTGAGGATGGGGATTGCCCGGCTGTTGCTCTCCCGATCCCCAGATGAAGCTATCTGAGATGCCGGCAACTTCCTTTGCCTGCAAGAGTCACCGGACCTTATCTTGCCCCCTATCTTCCGGCAGTGGCCGCGGGCGTTCAGGGGAcggatggcgatggctggCGCTGGCCTAGAACAATTTCATAATATACTCCAGACGGGACACAACCACCCTTGGCGCACCACTCAGTCAATCAAGTGGGATATGGCGGGGTAGCCCAGGTTTCTCTACAAGTATCTCCTTGCCCGTATGGGCTGGACAGACATCCACAAGACAATGGCGTCGGACTGGATGCTCCCCGCGCGGCGTTCTATCGGCTGAATGGTGGTTCGATCTTGGGCGATCAAAACCCAGAGCcagcctggcctggcctcCTCTCAAAGCGTCCGGTCGGGGAAGCAAGCTTCGTTAGCAGCGGGCTTTACCGAAGCTCGTTTCAGCCAACCGAAGTTGGCCGTTTTCTCTTTACCTCTAGCGTTTTCGTCGGGCAAAAGAACCAAATAGGAACTGACCTGTGTTTTTTTTCCGTCACCATGTCCGTCAGGGAAAGGAAAACACTGGAAACCGGTGAGGCGGCCAGAAGAGGTGCGTGTTCCGTGCTGCAGTAAGTAATCTCAAGTTGACCAATAGAGGCACATGTTTGCGTATCTCACCAATGCAAAGTGGTCAGACTTGAGCCAGGGGCCAAATACAGGACGGCGAGGCTGAAATCCACAAAAGGCCCTCAGTCATGCCTTACATGTTTCAATCTCTTGGACGCGTGTTTCGAATCTGAAAGGCAGAATAACTCGGCTCCGACGAATTGTCCCGGCCAGTGACAGATTTCACCCAGTTTGGCTTAGCCGTCTTTCCGCCCAGAACACGATCATGTCTTGGAGCTTATGGTTTTGGCAAGTCGCAATTCTCTTGGCTCGCTGGCGAGACTCCAGTGGCCCGATCTTGGCTTGATCGAAAGGGTGGGTGGAGAACCAAGCCAAATCTCGTGCTGTCATTATTATGTTGACCCATGTCCTTCGGACCAGTACCCTCAATCCCGGTGCCGGAGAATCATCCCGCAACCCATCCGGAGAGCTTCAAACTTTCGGAGTTGGCAGCCAAACCTACCAGCAACCAACATTCAAAATGTGAGATTTTGGTTTGGCCGAACAGACGGGTGGCTGTTTAGGTCAACGCTAGGAAGTGCATGGCGCATGCGAATCAGATTGCCGGGAAACGAACGTCACGGTGATCGAGGAACAGGGTCCGCCGAATAAGGAGGGTTGGGGGCCAAATATGTCCACTCCTCGCCAATAATCTGAGGCTGAGTCCGGCATGCGCCGCCTTGTAGGGCTGACGATCGACTGAAAAGGGCAAAGTAAGCACAGTTGACTGGTTTGCAGGTTGCCGTCATGACCAACATGGATGACTAGGACCCAAGGTAATTCGGCCGTGTGTGTCTGTGGGGAGAAACGCCAAACTTGCCGGTGATGCGTCCGCATACCCGGGTATGTCGCGGTTTGGCGAAAGATGTGGCTTAGTGGCCGGAAGATGCCCATTTTAGCCAAACATATGGTAGGCTCGTATCGGTTGCATTGTAAGATGTGACCACTTACAAGACGAACGGTCGACCTGGTTGCGAGCATAcacccaaaacgccaagtAGTGTTGGTAAGATGATGCAGAATAAGTCCCCGACTCCCGATATGTTGGACCAACAAAACACATGTATTGTGTTGGGATCGGTGGCGTCAGGCTTTGCCTCCTATGTTCCTTTTTCGCTTTATACGAGATATACCTAGGCAAGCTGCATGCTTTGAGTTTGAGTTTTATTTTTACCATCTTTCCATGGTGTTAGTCTAAGATCTGAATAATCACGACTTCTATTTTCAGGGTAACATTCTCATCTAAATCAAGATAAAAAGACCGCTGACCAGTTAGCCCAACAGCATTCGCCTCTCTTCGCAAATCATTCGTCGGCCCTTATGCCTGTAAAGCCGTATCCTCTCTCGCAGCACTGCTACCCTTCTTCCAACTCTCAGTATGATCCGCGCGCTCCTTGACGAGACTCTTGTTTCCAGGCGCTCCCCAACCTCCACCGCCGGGTGTGCACACGATAATCCGATCGccagctgccatggctgcacTATTCTTGGCACCCATGTTTATGAAACGCTCCTCAAGTTCAACCTCGTCCGTCGGGTCCTTGGCGGCGTGCGGTTCCCGGAACTGCTTAAGCGACTTCTCCCAGTTTGTCTTTTCGACGTTTCGCACCCACAAGTTTAGTCCGCattctccgtcttctccTCCATTTAGACCATATGGATGGTACACACGCCGTTCGCTGAGAATGGATACCTGCAAGGGGATCCGGAACTCAATGTCTCGAATTACGCCGTCGCCACCGCGGTGCTGCCCGTTACCCCCTGAGCCCTTGCGAATTGAAAACTCTCGCAGCAAAACGGGGTATCTGCGCTCGAAAATCTCCGAGTCTGTAATACGAGTATTCGTCATGTGAACGTGTACGCCAGACGTGCCCACCCAGTCAGGACCGGCGCCGCTTCCACCAGCAATCGTCTCGTAGTATCCGAAACCTTTGATGGCCTTTGATCCCGAAAGGTTGCCGCCAAATCCAAAGGTGAGGTTGTTGCAACACCCTTGACTAGCAGCGCAGGCCTCGAATGCTTTGAAGATTACATCCGTAATGCGCTGGCTGGTGAGAACATTGCCTCCTACCACAGCGGCACCAGGGGCCGGTGAGAGAATTGACTTTGGTGGgatcttgacattgatggGGCGTAAACAGCCTTGGTTCAAGGGGATGTCTTCTGATATAAGGCACCGGAGGCAGTAGATGATGGCGCTGTAGGTGATTGCTTGGGGAGCATTGACGTTACCGTATACTTGTGGCCCTGTGCccgcaaagtcaaagtcggcACTGCCTTGTTCTGGATCGATTGTGATTTTGAGCTTGATTGGACTTCCTTCATCCATGTAGTCTACTGCTTCGAGATTTTTGCCCTGGAATCGTTTGTGGACGTCCTTGAGGAGGTTGCGGACGCACAGCTCAGCGTTCTTTTGAATGTTGACCATGTAGAATTGCACAGTGGGCTCACCATATTCTTTGATGAGGCCCTCAATGAGGGAAATACCCTTCTGGTTGGCGGATACTTGGGCCCGTAggtcgttgatgttgtcggcGAGGGTGCGAGTGCCGCTGCAGCCGGGGTGCTGGGCAGGTTCGTCGTAGAAGAGTTCAATGACTCTCTTCTCGTCAAATTTCCCCCCGCTGACGAGCTTTTCGCTAATAATAGCGGCGCCTTCCTGGTATAATTCGCGAGAGTGAGGGGGCATACTGCCCGCTGTGATGCCACCAATATCGGCATGGTGGGCACGGGAAGCCGCGTAAAAGAGGATATTTTTACCGGCTTCGTCAAAGGCCGGCATGATGAGGGTCACGTCCGGTAGGTGAGTCCCACCATACGAAGGGTGATTGGAGATGATTACGTCTCCCTTTTCCAGTCTACCTTTCCAGATTTCAGCTTGTCGACGAACACAAGTTGACATGGAACCGAGATGGACTGGCAGATGAGGCGCGTTGGCCACAAGTCCACCTGTTGCGTCGAAGATGGCGCAGGAGAAGTCGAGACGCTCCTTGACATTGGTGCTAACACTGGTCTTTTGCAGAGCTCGGCCCATTTGCTCGGCAATGGCCATGAATCTGTGCCCAAAAATACTCAGCATGATGGGGTCGACTTCACGATCGGTGTTATGTTGGTGATATCTGTGTAGAGTTAGCTCAAGGCTGTATACCAATTCGAGCGTTAAGGAAGATGTTACATACCCTTCTTCTTTACCGCCCTCCTTCTcattgtccaagatgacATGAGTTTCTGTGACAAGAGCATTCGTTTTCGGCGGCACGACAATAGTCTGTGTGCCATCTGCCAACATTGCTGGCCCAttgacaacatctccaacatcCAAGTCCTCCAGCTTATAAATTGGAGTCTTCTTTCGCCCGCCTTCAAAGTACACCTCCTGCGTGCTGTGCCTTTTATCCTCTGCCACATTCCGGCGCTTGATCGTCTTCAACTGCTGGTCAACAGTCTTCTCTTGGTGGCGGAAACTCTTTCCAATACCTCGGACACGAACATCATCGATGATAATGTCCCTGTCGTCCAAAGTAAAGCCGAATTCGTACCTATGGTGCCTGACAAATGCCTGGCCAAACTGCCAATCCTTATCACCAAAATgctctttggcttcttcagcgcTGGGTTTGACAATCATCAGGGCAGATTCAGTACCGCGATATCGCATATTGAGATATTCTTCGAAGACAATCTCCTTATCATCAAACCCTTGATCTTTGAGAGCAGCCAGGGacttctccttgagcttttccatcttggcttgcagctCTTTAAcgacttggccatcatcttgCCAAACGGCGGAATCAGGCTCTTGACGctcgtcaaccacatccGCAAGAGCCATGCCGTAGGCTGACAAGACCGAAGAATAGCGATGGACGAGAATTTGGCTAATACCCAAGGAATCGGCGATAGCCACGGCATGCTGGCCACCGGCGCCTCCAAATGTTGCAAGCCGGTGCTTGGACGAGTCGTGGCCTTTGGCTTCCGTGATGGATCGAATTGGTCTTGTCATAGTCTCGTTTGCGACTGTCAAAAATCCGTAGGCCACCTCGTCTGTGGTTAACTGTTTCCCGGTTTCCCGGTTCACTTGATCCGCCAACTCTTGTAGGACCTTTCTGCTTGCCTCTGGATCCAATCCCTCGTCCTCATTTTTGCCAAAAATCTTTGGAAAGAACTCTGGCAACAGACGCCCGAGATGCAAGTTGGCATCTGTCACAGTAGCAGGGCCGCCTTTGCGATAACAAGCTGGACCAGGGTGCGCGCCAGCAGACTCTGGGCCAACCACAAAAAGCCCATTGCGGAAAAATAGTCGTGAGCCGCCACCAGCTGCAACGGTGTTAATGTCAAGTTGGGGTGATTGGATGGTCACGCCGGCTGTGGTTGTCTCAAACACATGCTCATATCGACCTTCCCCGTAACGAGAAACATCCGTGCTGGTACCTCCCTACGAAAGATTAGTATTGATTGTGTAATGCGCAGCGGGGAAGACTCACCATGTCAAAACCGATAACGGGTGTCCTGGTATCTTCATCATATGATGTTATAGCATAGCCAACAACTCCGCCGGCTGGTCCTGACAGGATTGCTTTCAAACCAGTAAACTTATCGACATCAACTAGACCGCCGTCCGACTGCATGAACTCGCATCTAGCACCCCTAGATCCCTTTTCTTCCCTGACACTTTGTGTTCCCAGTCCACCTTTGAAGCCGTCTTGGAAGCCATCGATATATCGTCTGATTGCTGGCGTCAGATAGGCATCGGCACAAACAGAAGTGGCTCTAGAAACGAGCTTCACCATGGGCATCAACTCATGACTCAGCGAAATATGTTTGAATCCAATATCCTGGGCGATGCGCCCAATTTGGGCTTCATGGTCGGGAAAGGTATAACCATGCATCAAGCACACGGCGATACTTCTGATGCCCTCGTCGTACACTTCCTGTAGCTTCTGCCGGATGTGACTGTCCTCTGGTCTTTTCATGATACGAACAGTCTCTCCCGATGTACCTCGGACGAGGGTCTTCCCTTTTGCCTCGTCAGTTCCAACTTGAGCTTCCGCTTCGGTGACTCTGCGCTCCGGGTCCTCCGCGTAATCTTCCAAAGTCACACgctcgtcaacttcaacaaccttTTCGTAAAGTACGTCGGGCTTCTTGATTGCGAGATCGAAGATCTTGGGCCTCGACTGGTTGCCGATAACAAGGCAATCTTTGAACCCCCTGGTAACTACCATGGCGATTTTCTCACCCTTCCTTTCTAACAAGGCATTCGTGGCGACTGTGGTTCCCATACGAATAGAGTCGATCTTCGATGTATCCAATGGCTCTCCGCGGGGAATATCTCGCTTGAGAAAATGGCTCATTATACGACGAATGCCTTCTAACGGAGCGTCCTTGTAATTTGCTGGATCTTCAGAAAGAagcttgatgatgatttcttcGCCATTTTGCTCACCAACACAATCTGTGAAGGTTCCTCCGCGATCAATGGCGATGCGCACACCGCGCTCTGTGCTGGAAGCACTCATGGTTATGGCTCGGAGATAGATCAGAAGAGGCAGGCAACAACAGCATAGACGACTGGAACGATACAGAGGCAAGGCGGAAACCGAAACGAAGAGAAAGTATCCAACACCTCAGCCAAAATGAGGTCAACGCAGCCCAGAAATGAGACTTGTAATTTGCTAAGATTTTGGAAGGCAGAACGGGAGGACAATAGCCGCGAACCCGGGATGATATCGTCAAGGTAATTCTCACGTCAACGAATGGCTGTCCGTCTGCCTGTGGTCAGTTTACAAATCAGCCCAAGATGTGGTGGGGCATGATGTTGTACCAGAAGGCGGATGGCGGGGTTGGTCCTCCGCAAAATGGTCAAATTGCGGGTTGGAAAAAAGCATAGCAGTAGATGATGGGGGAACATAGTTGTCGTTTTGctctctttggcggcgggctgatgtctggtctggtggatttcGATTTTCCATAAGCGGCTCCGGACAGTTCAAGCTGAAGGTTGGCTTGCAGAACAATGAAGCCAAggttggagctggagctggagcacttcaacatttgaactttgACTGTTCATTGCTCACATACCAGATGCCccgccaaaccatcaatGTTCAAACCGCGGAGTTCCATCGCCGCCTTGGACAGGTTGTCCTGGGATGCTCCATCTCTGGATATTTGAATTGATCGACTCGCCGAAATCGGATATTGTAGTTGTTCATTCTGCTGGCACATGGTACTCGTACAAGTTCAATAGGATGAGTGTCTAGCtctggaccagacacatAAGAGATGCACAGACGCGTACGCGCAGTGCTCAAGCCCTCACTGAGCAAGTCCTCTCATatgctccttcctcttccGAGTGAACGACGAGTGGCAGGTACATGTTCCTCACTTCATACAAGTGAACGAGACTTGACATCTACAAGCCCCACGTACGCCATTGGGGACACCACAACTCTACCGCCTAAAGAAGAGGCAAGAGGCCGCCGATCGAATTTGATTTGAATAACTAAGTCTCGACCACGCTTCTATTCTCGTCACCAACTTCGCCTCCGCCTTCTAGCCTGAGTGACGCCGTGGAGCAGGGTGACGAATACGGCCATTGCCTCGCGGGGCGGCCCCAAATTTTTGTGTTGTAAGGGAAAGTCGTCCTAGACAATGCCTCATTTCAATGAGAATACATGCGTACACATGGAGGGGGTGGTGAATTTCAAGTTAGGGATAAGCATGCTGTTTGGCGCGGCCATCTACCAGCGTTGAGCTAATTCACCTGCATCAATGCGTACGAGACCGGCAATCTATCAGCTCCGCAATTCGAAGACCGACAAACAGGCGACTCATCGGCACATACCCCTGCAATGCGATTTGCACGGCTCCTTGCCGGCAATGCTGAGCCTCTCGGGAGAAAAGTAGAAGAAATCCATACGGCAATAGCTTTCAAACTCGAATGAATTTGTAGGGCTCTACTGCGCACACTGATTCATGGAGCACAAAAGTTTGGAGCACCAGGCACAGCACAAGCCACGTAACGCGGCAGGCTGAGTATGAGTGAGTGGACTGGTATCCTATTTCCAGCCCGCCAAGATTCTCCATGGCTAACATGCGCGACCTCCAGCGACACTGCAACGATTCATGAAAGTTTGATGATGTTCACCACAATTGTGATGTAAGACTGCTTGGCGACACAAACAGACAAAAAAACTTGTTATGTGCCTCGGAGTCCGGGACTGGCCAGGTCCCTGGACTAAATCAGCCATTTACAATTCCCGGGACACTCAGGAGTGGCGGATGTGGCTGCGAGCAGCGTGTCTACTGGTCCGCCCAGACGAGTCACACCACCATCGTGGTTCAAATGACCTCATTAGATGCCCTCTGCAAACACACGACAGTTTTGGCACTTGTACCTTGGGTGATTGATAGGGGACCCATGGCACTCATGCGGACTGTGATTTGCCAACATCGATGCCAGGTTTTGTTTGGGAAATGCCTGCTCAGGTTTC
It encodes the following:
- a CDS encoding CECR1 family adenosine deaminase (similar to Coccidioides immitis RS XP_001244889.1), whose amino-acid sequence is MAMPNDVWEEVSQDIPSASDPFIQKYMAGREHLINQEKTTRSDASFRKSLSPIAKRACTIVDRIRSHEKKTVWTPDVEEDMAQSSHQSIFPGMMFMLAKDRMESTNLWKIVRRMPKGCLLHSHMDAMVSFDYILDVLLKTPGMHLSSDRPLNSKVALESAAVNFRYKAKERTEGSLWEGSYKPETFILLTKAADEFPDDGRQGFLRWLKSRCTLSTTDSHEQHHGIDAIWRKFAKCFVVVATIIHYEPIFRAFLQHLMSQLKSDGVNWVELRFTWPLNYCRDRQEEPEDNYSHLFRVIEEEVAKFKASPEGEGFWGLTIIWTTLRSVDTRSMIENMDHCITTKMEFPHLIAGYDLVGPEDLGKPLVDVVPELFWFRKQCSQEEVNIPFFFHAGETLGDGNSTDSNLFDAILLGTRRIGHAYSLYKHPLLINMVKDKRILVESCPISNEVLRLCGSVLAHPLPALLARGVACCLCNDDPAMLGQDTAGMSHDFWQALQGWDNLGLAGLGSLAENSVRWAAFEDQDATAWANDIRQASLGSGIKAQRLKEWQIQWEEFCLWIVTEFGEEFDPERETMNETAAEA
- a CDS encoding isoflavone reductase family protein (similar to Metarhizium acridum CQMa 102 XP_007810247.1), translating into MRIAVAGGGGLGFLLALQLAQAANAYNVVVLSRSARPEFGQLDVQLHVVDYGDHDSLTFALQGVDLAISTISGTEQLSLINAAGRARVRVFVPSEFEGSLSRRPSHNDPLDRGSSQAIALLKQWENSSRMRYTVFACGIFMERFHPYGLGYLNIGYRSGVSGAGDYLLDINHATAEYAADNSKGHTVRVCLTSVYDVVRFIVAAIDLGPRNWPHEFTMRGDRMSVRDVVGTCSRVSNVAFDHHMRQGSELQAFLTYFGQAGDGDKVAYYQRLIATTNGRYDFSRASLNDALEKNGQGDVQPMTLLRWFTNVWQSL
- a CDS encoding 5-oxoprolinase (similar to Aspergillus terreus NIH2624 XP_001210988.1), with the protein product MSASSTERGVRIAIDRGGTFTDCVGEQNGEEIIIKLLSEDPANYKDAPLEGIRRIMSHFLKRDIPRGEPLDTSKIDSIRMGTTVATNALLERKGEKIAMVVTRGFKDCLVIGNQSRPKIFDLAIKKPDVLYEKVVEVDERVTLEDYAEDPERRVTEAEAQVGTDEAKGKTLVRGTSGETVRIMKRPEDSHIRQKLQEVYDEGIRSIAVCLMHGYTFPDHEAQIGRIAQDIGFKHISLSHELMPMVKLVSRATSVCADAYLTPAIRRYIDGFQDGFKGGLGTQSVREEKGSRGARCEFMQSDGGLVDVDKFTGLKAILSGPAGGVVGYAITSYDEDTRTPVIGFDMGGTSTDVSRYGEGRYEHVFETTTAGVTIQSPQLDINTVAAGGGSRLFFRNGLFVVGPESAGAHPGPACYRKGGPATVTDANLHLGRLLPEFFPKIFGKNEDEGLDPEASRKVLQELADQVNRETGKQLTTDEVAYGFLTVANETMTRPIRSITEAKGHDSSKHRLATFGGAGGQHAVAIADSLGISQILVHRYSSVLSAYGMALADVVDERQEPDSAVWQDDGQVVKELQAKMEKLKEKSLAALKDQGFDDKEIVFEEYLNMRYRGTESALMIVKPSAEEAKEHFGDKDWQFGQAFVRHHRYEFGFTLDDRDIIIDDVRVRGIGKSFRHQEKTVDQQLKTIKRRNVAEDKRHSTQEVYFEGGRKKTPIYKLEDLDVGDVVNGPAMLADGTQTIVVPPKTNALVTETHVILDNEKEGGKEEGYHQHNTDREVDPIMLSIFGHRFMAIAEQMGRALQKTSVSTNVKERLDFSCAIFDATGGLVANAPHLPVHLGSMSTCVRRQAEIWKGRLEKGDVIISNHPSYGGTHLPDVTLIMPAFDEAGKNILFYAASRAHHADIGGITAGSMPPHSRELYQEGAAIISEKLVSGGKFDEKRVIELFYDEPAQHPGCSGTRTLADNINDLRAQVSANQKGISLIEGLIKEYGEPTVQFYMVNIQKNAELCVRNLLKDVHKRFQGKNLEAVDYMDEGSPIKLKITIDPEQGSADFDFAGTGPQVYGNVNAPQAITYSAIIYCLRCLISEDIPLNQGCLRPINVKIPPKSILSPAPGAAVVGGNVLTSQRITDVIFKAFEACAASQGCCNNLTFGFGGNLSGSKAIKGFGYYETIAGGSGAGPDWVGTSGVHVHMTNTRITDSEIFERRYPVLLREFSIRKGSGGNGQHRGGDGVIRDIEFRIPLQVSILSERRVYHPYGLNGGEDGECGLNLWVRNVEKTNWEKSLKQFREPHAAKDPTDEVELEERFINMGAKNSAAMAAGDRIIVCTPGGGGWGAPGNKSLVKERADHTESWKKGSSAAREDTALQA